AATAATAgcataattttttcatttgaccGCACTTGATATGTAGCATTTCTTTGGAGCtatgaattaaattaaaacacTTCATATGCATCAAAATAATCTCAAGCTTGTTTCTTCTTATATTTTATGTGCTGCCTCCAAAGTTCGAAtgtaattttgtaattatGTGGCTTATACCTTAGTAGATGGTGTTGTTGTTGCGGGGAGGGGGATAAATTAGTAATAACCCCTCTGTGATTTTCTTCATTTGTGCAACTGTGCAAGTTTTGGTTCCATGTCGACATTCTTTTTCCTCCATAAAAAACCATCTTATATGACTCAAGGATGATGTGCTTTTGTATTCATGATTTGTATATTGTTTTTGTACAGACGTGGTTGCAATTGCAGAAAGGATGGCCACTGTAAAGCATAAGATACTGGTTTTATCAGGAAAAGGTGGAGTTGGCAAGAGCACATTCTCTGCCCAACTTGCATTTGCACTAGCTGCTATGGACTTCCAGGTGGGTCTTCTTGACATTGACATTTGTGGCCCGAGCATCCCGAAGATGCTTGGCCTAGAAGGCCAAGAAATCCACCAGAGCAACCTTGGCTGGTCTCCAGTCTATGTTGAGTCCAACCTTGGGGTCATGTCAATTGGGTTCATGCTTCCAGAACCTGATGAAGCAGTTATATGGAGGGGACCGCGCAAAAATGCGCTCATTAAGCAATTCTTGAAGGATGTTTATTGGGGTGAGCTTGATTTTCTAGTAGTTGATGCTCCTCCTGGGACCTCAGATGAGCACATTTCAATTGTTCAATACCTCGATGCTGGTTCAATAGATGGTGCAATCATAGTCACCACTCCACAACAGGTCTCCCTGATTGATGTTCGGAAAGAAGTAAGTTTCTGCAAGAAAGTTGGGGTTCAGGTCCTTGGGATTGTTGAGAACATGAGTGGCTTGTGCCAGCCAGTGAtggatttcaaatttttgagAATGACAGAGACCGGTGAGCAAATAGACGTCACAGAATGGGCAAGGGAGCATCTGAAAGAGAGAACACCAGAATTTTTAAACATAATAGCTTGCACTGAAGTGTTTGATAGTAGCGGTGGTGGAGCCGAAAGAATGTGCAGGGAAATGGGGGTGCCTTTTCTGGGGAAGGTACCATTGGACCCCCAGCTTTGCAAGGCAGCTGAAGAAGGTAGATCTTGTTTTGTTGATCAGAAGTGCGGGGTGAGTGCACCTGCACTGAAGAAAATCATAGATAAAATGATGGAAAATCCGGGATTATCTAGAATGTTGGTAGACAACGATGCATAGGTGATTAGCTTCACCAAGTGATCTTCGTAGATCAAGATTTTGTTCGAGTTTTACCTCAACACTTTAATGGTTgtgtacaatttttttttttggcatgtGAATTGTCTTTTTGTTATATGGAATTTATAGaacaattttatttgttttatttttaatttcttttgtatGATATCACAATTTTCTTGACCATGAATCCTCGTAAATGTATTATTTGTAGggtggatttggatttggactcccaaatccaaattcaacTGTTTAGGTATGTATTAATTGCATGGATTTGTATTTGGGCTAAATCCTGAGAGGATTTTCGACTGACAGATGCTTACCAAGTTCATCCCTTTcaaattattgttattattatgcttaacctttttctaaatttgtttacttattctataaattgaaaaaattacagATCTTTAAGATACAGGTATTCCATTTGGACGTATGGAAGGTATACATTCCATTTGGACGTTAGAAGTGACCCATCACCCTTCTATGGAGGAGTATTATCTTTGATTGGCAGTTGAATGGGACAATCACTGATAATGCTCTGGTAACAGGGCTCAAGGCACTCTTCAAGCCTCGACTCTGGTGCGTTGTGTAAGGATCACTGACAGTGGGATGCAGCGTGTGTTCGAGCAACCCAAAACGAACAAGGGTGAGTATTTGAAACTTTGTATTTTCTATATTCCTGAATTGAGCAAGTCTGTTTCCTGCTTATGATTTTGTATATCAGTGTACCTCTCCTTTTTTCAGTGacaataattttaaaaaaagatgttTTTGTGCTGCTTTCTCTTAGAATATAATGTTAAGTTACGTATGAGTCCTGGGACTACTTTCATATAGGGGCTTTTTGTAGTAAGCCACAAATGACTACTGTTTCATATATGGTTTCTATGAAAAACATTTCTTATGTGCCTCCtattaaaactaaaagtgAAAATCCCGTTCGCCATAAGATATCAAACAGAGTGGCTATAAAACTTGATGAAGTTATTGTATGTTGCTGTTCTGGGCTTTTAATTGGCGGACACCTTTAGTTATATGCCAGTCTGTGTGTTGTCGTGTCTAATACAATGTCAAGAACTATGGAGTGAATAAGTTTTGGATTAATATGCAGCTCTTGATACTGAACATGTTTCAGTGTTTTGTTGTAGATTTTGCTTATTGATCACGTAACTGATATTGCAAGTCAGCATAGTTTTTATCTTGTAAACTGGTAGTGCTCTTTACGGATATTTTGCCTCTTGTATTCATCATGCTAAGTGTTTGTCAGGAGAATAGGTATCAATTTTGCCTTATTGGCCAGTGGAAAGATATTGCATATTCGTTTTGCTGTTGTTTGTGGATTAGAATCTACCAGGGTTGGTTGGCTGTTCAGAAATGGGCACAAGCTATTTAATTCGTGCTTGGTTGCCACAGTAAGGATTTGTATTAACTTGAGGAACTTGCAGCTTGTAAAGCTGTAGATACTCTCCTGAggaaggaaaatgaaaatgaaaaaaagaagaaaaaagaacggAATAATAGAGCTGAGATGAGGTTACAAGAGAAAGATTGATTGAGATAGGGAAAGGTGAATGACAGTCTGTGGAATGTTGTCCTCGATAAATAACAGTTGCatccataaatttttttatttataatgttttgtgctttttgatttctttctttgcatCTGTAAAAATGTCAGCAACAACTAATGTGTTGAATTTTAAGTGTTtcattattctttttatttgagaaAACATTTACTCATATTATTACTTtggaaaatatttattcatatttttacattgaaaaatatttatgcatatacctttgggggaaaaaaaaaagttcaaactATTTCttaaattgataaaaaaaaaaaaatttaataaacaaGCCCTAAGCacgttatttatttattttaaacttgTTTTAAGCGGGGcgtctttttctctcccccTCACCTGAGGACTTGAAAATGAGGATTTGTGAAGACCTCTTTAATAAAGTCATTGAATTAATCTAACGGCACATGTAGTTAGTGGTAGCCCTAACTCATGAGCCTTGTTTTTCTCAAACCCGTTTAATTtgcaaacccaaaaaataaataaataaaaataaaaaatccacGGTTAGCGCCAACTGTGAATTGCAGGGAAGGGACAAGCATTAaacgtgttttttttttcaaagaccACTAACTATATGCGTCGTTAGATTAATCCAATGGCTGTTATCAAAAAGGTCTTCACATGTCCTCATTTTTAGGTTCTTAGATGAGCGGGACTGGTCAATATAGAATGGGGACGAACTTTGCATTATCTTGAATTGTTTGCAAgtaacattttttttccaagaGCGATTTCTAAATTATTCTAATGCACGAGAATGGGATCAAACTCGATACACACACTTAGAGcggtttttattattacatCATAACAATATGAGGGTAGACTATTGGAGAAACACTTGTGTGAAACGGGGACAACATTGTTTTGCTATTCCCGATCAATCGCGGTATGTCATACGTGATAATTTTTCCAAGTGGTAGTTTGTGATTGGATAAGGATGGCAAAACACCCAGTTTCACACAAGTTGAAGTTTGTATGATATTATTGGCATACCATATAGTGTAATTGTTGATTTTATGCGAGCCtcatctttgttttgattCCCAAAGTGTTAGTAAACACTGTAGTGACTGATTCTGTGAATGAGAGTGACTTCCATTATTTCCACTCCCATTCTATGTTCATAATCATACCACTAAAGTATTGGTACAATAAAGATCAGTTAATAAGCTCATAAGTTAACAACCTTCTCTTCAAAATTTGCTAGCCATATGATCACATAAGCAAGCAATTTTctttcatctcttttttttctttctgtggTTGTAACCAAGCAAACttcattgtttctttcttttctacttttcttttttatttatttacttaacCAAGCAGTTTTCAGGCAGTACTCCATTCTCTTTGGAGCTCAGTTTTCAGCTGCGCAACTTCATTTTCAGGCAGAACCACAGTCACTAGTCGGCCGCCATGAATATTAGCGTCCTCTTTGCCATATTTTGGCCCTGGAAGCACCAAAACAACCCCTTCATCACCAACCCCATTAATGCTATAATTTGCATAAACTGGTTTTTGTCCCTTCAATTCAAGCCCATAAATCTCTGCCTCTTCCAAATTCACAAATGTCAAATTTGCTCCATATGCTATGAAGTCTGAACTCCCACTCTCCAACCCTTTCATTTCCTCAACTATTCCTTTCTCTTCTGCCCTTCTGTTCAAAATCAGCTCCACCAACTCTGAGACATCAGCTTCTGTGACCAAGAAATCAGCTTCAACTGTGCACAAAACTATGTTGTTacttggaatttcatattctCTTTCATGGGAATTTGTGCAAATTGTCACCCTTCTTGTCTGCTCTGAGTTTTCCTTAATTTTCGACAAGGATTTCCAAATTATAGCAGAAAGAACTTCAAACGCCGAGAACTTGGTTGATTGGTTTGAGAGCAAATGATCAAGTTTCTTGGCGGAAACATGAAAAGTATGTTTCCTCATCTTGCAGTTGTTGGGTGTCACCCAGTAATCTCCTACTGAATCAACCCTTTTCAGAGAAGATGATGTGTTAGGGGTTGAAAGTGCTGGGAATTCAGGTTTTCCAGGAACTGGCACGTGCAGAGGCTTGAGTG
The window above is part of the Prunus dulcis chromosome 1, ALMONDv2, whole genome shotgun sequence genome. Proteins encoded here:
- the LOC117617385 gene encoding cytosolic Fe-S cluster assembly factor NBP35-like, with the translated sequence MENSEIPENANEHCPGPQSDSAGKSDACEGCPNQQICATAPKGPDPDVVAIAERMATVKHKILVLSGKGGVGKSTFSAQLAFALAAMDFQVGLLDIDICGPSIPKMLGLEGQEIHQSNLGWSPVYVESNLGVMSIGFMLPEPDEAVIWRGPRKNALIKQFLKDVYWGELDFLVVDAPPGTSDEHISIVQYLDAGSIDGAIIVTTPQQVSLIDVRKEVSFCKKVGVQVLGIVENMSGLCQPVMDFKFLRMTETGEQIDVTEWAREHLKERTPEFLNIIACTEVFDSSGGGAERMCREMGVPFLGKVPLDPQLCKAAEEGRSCFVDQKCGVSAPALKKIIDKMMENPGLSRMLVDNDA
- the LOC117616089 gene encoding protein ECERIFERUM 2; its protein translation is MISTGLRLSTVVPATATAEQNMVHELTDMDLAMKLHYIEGLYFFKSDAVEGLTIYDLKKPTFHLLQLYFTASGRIRRSETGRPFIKCNDSGVRIVEAYSEEAMDQWLAMATEDSSLFDGLTYNQALGPDLGFSPLVFLQFTWFKCGGMSVGLSWASVLGDAFSASAFINMWGKIMAGHLPLKPLHVPVPGKPEFPALSTPNTSSSLKRVDSVGDYWVTPNNCKMRKHTFHVSAKKLDHLLSNQSTKFSAFEVLSAIIWKSLSKIKENSEQTRRVTICTNSHEREYEIPSNNIVLCTVEADFLVTEADVSELVELILNRRAEEKGIVEEMKGLESGSSDFIAYGANLTFVNLEEAEIYGLELKGQKPVYANYSINGVGDEGVVLVLPGPKYGKEDANIHGGRLVTVVLPENEVAQLKTELQREWSTA